The Desulfovibrio sp. genome segment CGCTTTGCACGGCAAAGTCCGAGCGAGTGATGGAGTTTCCGCGGGCGATAAAGCCACTCCCCATAAAGGGAAATGGTGCCGCAACCACATGCTTGTCGTGATCGAGATAGCGTAGCGAGACGACATAGTTCACGGGGTATTTCGGCACGACGGGAGGCGGTAGAGGCGCCATCACATTGATATCGTGGCAATTGTCGGCGATGGGGATGCGGAACCCGTCCGCCTTCGCCGGCCCAAGCGCCGCCACGGTGATGCCGCATATGGTGCAAAGGAATGTGGTCAGCTTCATTTATTCGTCCTTGATGTGATGATGGTGGTGGTCAACTGGCGATCTTTGCGCCGTGACAGGGGGTAAATGCTTCACGGTGACCCGTGAGAAACTCCCGACGTAGAAGTGGCAAGGCTTCTCGGGCGCATTCGGCTCCCAGCCCAGTCAAGCGGTCGATTTTCGTCGTGTCGTCCAAAGAGAAGAGACCCTTTGGTACCGTCGGGTTGATGCGGTAAACGTTGTGCTCCCCGGCGAGAAGCTTTGCGGTGCCGACCGAGCCGAAGGACTGCCCCTGCATCAGCAGATCGATGGCACCGCGGCCAAGTTGAACGATCCCGGTTTCGGGGTCTGCCACAACCACTTCGTCGCCGCAGCCCAAACTGAGCAGTCGGACGGCATGAGGATCCCATTCGAGGACACCGACAGCCTCGACCATGGCCATTCCCATTGGATTGTTCGCCCATATTCCGCCGTCGATGATCCGAGCGCCGGATGGCAGAGAATGAGCTGGGAAATAGGTTGGCGCGGCGGCCGTCGCGAGTGCCACGTCGACGGCCTTCGCACGATGGTCGATCTCAAGTCGGGGATGGTGCGCTGTCTTGAAGACGTAAACGGTC includes the following:
- a CDS encoding CBASS cGAMP-activated phospholipase, producing the protein MKVGIRRILSIDGGGIKGAMPIAFLARDEEVTGQRIVDHFDLIAGTSTGGIIAIGLGLGVPAARVLDLYRNEGPGIFGARTIDESTSKMGRIAGSLRNLMGRHARQAKQLFAPKHQPDMLRSALQEVLGDRQLGESQTRLLIPAYLADRRTVYVFKTAHHPRLEIDHRAKAVDVALATAAAPTYFPAHSLPSGARIIDGGIWANNPMGMAMVEAVGVLEWDPHAVRLLSLGCGDEVVVADPETGIVQLGRGAIDLLMQGQSFGSVGTAKLLAGEHNVYRINPTVPKGLFSLDDTTKIDRLTGLGAECAREALPLLRREFLTGHREAFTPCHGAKIAS